In one window of Erwinia tasmaniensis Et1/99 DNA:
- a CDS encoding winged helix-turn-helix domain-containing protein encodes MTVDCIINHWGVDFASGTLLHQDSGEQRRLGEYQLKLLRVLAENAGKTFSREELNHLVWERRVIGNNSLPNAIHALRVALEDDGKLQKVIKTIPKKGYILEAEFCEMLSNPQSKTQMSEADAAIEQHAQAEPELETAVSHPSYSAPGSEHHQKPAARKLWYWLVPLQAVLLIALLVWMLIPRDFWFRTQIREQDAGVYSNIRLLELHRRNEKTSAAGELSKQLEPAFYSLNQILKNKQVNMEVFFFSSGVSLNYTLTLKSRCGSKQLAMNIVNWRMNGNLLSALIYRESERKLNEMANCVN; translated from the coding sequence ATGACTGTGGATTGTATTATTAATCACTGGGGCGTTGATTTTGCTTCCGGTACTTTACTCCATCAGGACAGCGGCGAACAACGCCGTTTGGGGGAGTATCAGCTCAAGCTACTGCGCGTACTGGCGGAAAATGCCGGAAAGACTTTTTCGCGTGAAGAGTTAAATCATCTTGTCTGGGAACGACGTGTAATTGGCAATAACAGCCTGCCGAATGCCATCCATGCGCTGCGTGTAGCGCTTGAGGATGATGGCAAGCTACAGAAGGTTATCAAGACCATTCCCAAAAAGGGCTATATTCTTGAGGCCGAATTTTGTGAGATGCTCTCCAATCCCCAATCTAAGACGCAGATGTCAGAAGCCGACGCGGCGATTGAGCAACATGCGCAGGCGGAGCCCGAGCTCGAGACTGCCGTTTCGCACCCGTCGTACAGCGCCCCAGGATCTGAACATCATCAGAAGCCCGCCGCCCGTAAGCTGTGGTATTGGCTGGTGCCTTTACAGGCCGTTCTTTTAATCGCTTTGCTTGTCTGGATGCTGATACCCCGCGATTTCTGGTTCCGCACGCAAATACGCGAGCAGGACGCGGGGGTTTACAGCAATATTCGCCTGCTTGAATTACACCGCCGCAATGAGAAAACCTCTGCCGCTGGCGAATTAAGCAAACAGCTGGAGCCCGCTTTTTATTCTCTCAACCAGATTTTAAAAAACAAGCAGGTCAATATGGAGGTGTTCTTTTTTTCATCCGGCGTTTCGCTCAACTACACGCTGACGTTGAAAAGCCGCTGCGGCAGCAAGCAGCTGGCAATGAATATCGTTAACTGGCGTATGAATGGCAATCTGCTTAGCGCGTTGATCTATCGGGAAAGTGAGAGAAAGCTGAATGAAATGGCGAACTGCGTCAATTAG
- a CDS encoding lysophospholipid acyltransferase family protein: protein MLTVESLLNDLRPEYQASDWQKSLLRYLLHEKEIQLFSHRNRHLKGLDRVEQVLEYLDISCELSERDLEQIPSHGPVVIVANHPLGTLDGLAMLHAVSQVRRDVKIVTNRLLSRMGSLDSLILPVDNMGKRTSRQQVESMQQQLEQQGVLIFFPAGEVSRLGKQGIRDRSWNHGFLRLAARFRAPIVPVHISGHNSLLFYLTSVMYRPLSTLLLFKEMFNKRGTRLKLIVGRRIPWASWYDGRPPAKALAARFREHLYHIAQGKPGLFQTEAAIARAEDRAVLKRVLGDCEVLGKLPDGKTVWLYRRNGEEYVPILRELGRLREIAFRAVGEGSGKRRDLDDFDDDYYHLILWDEAALEIVGAYRFIPTARQLEDKGLDGIYSHSLFHYDHRMDPVLMQGIELGRSFIQPAYWGKRGLDYLWMGIGVYLARYPQYRYLFGPVSISGSLPLAARDLLVAFYRLYFAAELPLATSRRPYPASLPAVLAQFSGDNYGEDLKRLKQLLGNLGSAIPPLYKQYSELCEAGGVQFIDFGCDPDFNHCIDGLVLVDITMLKESRYQRYIAPHQPTSKQDSAG from the coding sequence GTGCTTACCGTCGAAAGCCTACTTAACGATTTGCGTCCCGAATATCAGGCCTCGGACTGGCAGAAAAGCCTGTTGCGATATCTGCTACATGAAAAAGAGATCCAGCTTTTCAGCCACCGAAACAGGCATCTGAAAGGGCTGGATAGGGTCGAGCAGGTGCTCGAATATTTGGACATCAGCTGTGAACTGAGCGAGCGCGATCTGGAACAGATTCCCAGCCATGGGCCAGTGGTCATTGTGGCTAATCATCCTCTTGGTACTCTGGACGGGCTGGCAATGTTGCATGCGGTGTCACAGGTGCGGCGTGATGTAAAAATCGTCACTAATCGTTTGTTGAGCCGTATGGGATCGTTGGATAGCCTGATTTTGCCGGTAGACAACATGGGCAAGCGCACCAGCCGCCAGCAGGTTGAGAGCATGCAGCAGCAGCTGGAGCAGCAGGGGGTACTGATTTTCTTCCCGGCTGGAGAGGTCTCCCGCCTGGGGAAACAGGGGATCAGGGACAGGTCGTGGAACCACGGTTTTTTACGGCTTGCCGCGCGTTTTCGTGCCCCCATCGTGCCGGTTCACATTAGCGGTCACAACAGCCTTTTGTTCTATCTCACTTCCGTCATGTATCGGCCGCTGTCGACGCTGTTGCTGTTTAAAGAGATGTTTAACAAACGCGGCACGCGGCTAAAGCTGATCGTCGGCAGGCGTATCCCCTGGGCCAGCTGGTACGATGGCCGTCCCCCGGCGAAGGCGCTGGCGGCCCGCTTTCGCGAACATCTTTACCATATTGCGCAGGGCAAACCCGGACTCTTCCAAACCGAAGCGGCCATCGCGCGTGCCGAAGATCGCGCGGTGCTAAAACGTGTGCTGGGTGACTGTGAGGTACTGGGGAAGCTGCCGGACGGTAAAACCGTCTGGCTTTATCGCCGAAATGGTGAAGAATATGTGCCCATTCTGCGCGAACTGGGGCGACTGCGCGAAATTGCCTTCCGGGCGGTGGGAGAGGGTAGCGGTAAGCGGCGCGATCTCGACGATTTTGACGATGATTATTATCACCTGATCCTGTGGGATGAGGCGGCCCTGGAGATCGTGGGCGCCTATCGTTTTATCCCTACGGCACGGCAGCTTGAGGACAAAGGGCTGGACGGTATTTACAGTCATAGCCTGTTTCATTACGACCATCGAATGGATCCGGTGCTGATGCAGGGGATTGAGCTGGGGCGCAGCTTTATTCAGCCGGCCTACTGGGGTAAACGCGGTCTTGATTATTTGTGGATGGGGATCGGCGTTTATCTGGCGAGGTACCCGCAGTATCGCTATCTTTTTGGCCCGGTGTCTATCTCCGGCAGTCTGCCGCTGGCGGCACGCGATCTGCTGGTTGCGTTTTATCGCCTGTACTTTGCGGCTGAGCTGCCGCTGGCGACCTCGCGCCGACCTTATCCGGCTTCTCTACCGGCTGTGCTGGCGCAGTTCAGCGGCGATAATTACGGCGAGGATTTGAAGCGATTAAAGCAGCTGCTGGGCAACCTCGGCAGCGCGATCCCACCTTTATACAAACAATATTCCGAATTGTGCGAAGCGGGCGGGGTGCAGTTCATCGATTTTGGCTGCGATCCGGATTTTAATCACTGTATTGATGGACTGGTCCTGGTCGATATCACGATGTTGAAAGAGAGCCGCTACCAGCGCTATATCGCACCTCATCAGCCGACATCGAAGCAGGACAGCGCCGGATAA
- a CDS encoding acid phosphatase — MRFRFTLLTAALLLSPFTQAKNAADLPQVAAMANETTAAGRSTAFVELENQIHRSLLDSIKGESGTLTRSQLEGAGQGQALADKAWLKSTGYDFAKKEQQQAGIALLETFSSLPKNTLRQNLATVETINLNATSGLRQQALVDAEGQNYLFFLADALGPRLGQAFIRAYNKGELSKAAALIKASEVSTSEAKKHFGYPRPFLIPANTIHLVPDSAIVKDNHPYTADGGAFPSGHTNTGYTDALLMAQMVPERFVPLVDRAARYGYSRVVLGVHYPLDVMGSRMVAQRNLAHYLNDPQYRSLFDEAKRQLRTALEKECGMSLSACAKVPLKDDPYAAASMQTFYRFTLTYNLPRETAAPSPLVVPQGAEVLLEAPLPHLSAAQRRQLMVKTALAGGYPLSGNADQSFWQRLNLHDAVAAAR; from the coding sequence ATGCGTTTTCGCTTCACGTTACTGACCGCCGCACTGTTGCTCAGCCCATTTACCCAGGCTAAAAACGCCGCCGATCTGCCGCAGGTGGCGGCGATGGCGAATGAAACCACCGCGGCTGGCAGAAGTACTGCTTTTGTTGAACTGGAAAATCAAATACATCGTTCGCTGCTCGACAGCATCAAAGGCGAGAGCGGCACGCTAACCCGCAGCCAGCTGGAGGGTGCCGGGCAGGGCCAGGCGCTGGCAGATAAGGCCTGGTTGAAATCCACCGGCTACGATTTTGCGAAAAAAGAGCAGCAGCAGGCGGGGATTGCCCTGCTGGAAACCTTTAGCAGTCTGCCTAAAAATACGCTGCGGCAGAACCTGGCAACGGTGGAAACGATCAATCTCAATGCGACCAGCGGACTGCGGCAGCAGGCGCTGGTCGACGCCGAAGGACAGAATTATCTCTTTTTCCTGGCCGATGCGCTGGGGCCTCGGCTTGGGCAGGCTTTTATCCGCGCCTATAACAAAGGTGAGTTAAGCAAAGCCGCGGCGCTGATCAAGGCCAGCGAGGTCAGCACCAGCGAAGCGAAAAAGCATTTTGGCTATCCGCGCCCGTTCCTGATCCCAGCTAACACGATCCATCTTGTACCGGACAGCGCCATCGTCAAAGATAACCATCCGTACACGGCGGACGGCGGCGCCTTCCCTAGCGGCCATACCAATACTGGCTATACCGATGCGCTGCTGATGGCTCAAATGGTGCCGGAACGCTTTGTTCCGTTGGTGGATCGCGCGGCGCGCTACGGCTATTCGCGCGTTGTGCTCGGCGTACACTACCCGCTGGACGTCATGGGTTCGCGCATGGTGGCGCAGCGTAACCTGGCACATTATCTTAACGATCCGCAGTATCGTTCCCTGTTCGATGAGGCGAAACGGCAGTTACGTACGGCGCTGGAGAAAGAGTGCGGTATGTCGCTATCTGCCTGTGCGAAAGTGCCGTTAAAAGACGATCCTTACGCGGCGGCATCCATGCAGACCTTCTACCGCTTTACCCTCACCTACAACCTGCCGCGCGAAACGGCAGCGCCGTCACCGCTGGTGGTGCCGCAAGGGGCTGAAGTGCTGCTGGAAGCGCCGTTACCTCATCTTAGTGCGGCGCAGCGCCGTCAGCTGATGGTGAAGACGGCGCTGGCGGGCGGCTATCCGCTGTCGGGAAATGCCGACCAGAGCTTCTGGCAGCGCCTGAACCTGCACGATGCGGTAGCCGCAGCGCGCTAA
- a CDS encoding ABC transporter substrate-binding protein, with translation MTFWGKLWVLAGGLLTSATLLAAPFVVEDVSGRKVEIKSEVQRVILGEGRQIYLLAAFDTDAPFKRVVGWRDDLPKADFDSYQIYAKKYPSIATLPTFGGAKDGTFNIEQALTLKPDLVLMNLESKAATDESKLTEKLSKLGIPVVFIDFREKPFENAEKSIRIMGQLVGKSARAEEIVAFRQRQIDIVTDRLKNFQGKRPKVMLDRAGGYTEECCMSFGDENFGRMVEVAGGVNIAKELIPGTFGMLNPEQIIAARPDVVVVTGANWKNYNTAGGWVGVGPGADLAVARQRLTALMARPAFRTLPVATDGNAHAIWHQFYDSPYQFVAIQALAKWLHPELFKDIDPDATFREFYQRFLPIDYQPGYWVTLPASAR, from the coding sequence ATGACATTCTGGGGTAAATTATGGGTTTTGGCTGGCGGTTTGCTCACGTCAGCGACGCTTCTGGCGGCACCCTTCGTGGTGGAAGACGTCAGCGGGCGTAAAGTTGAAATTAAGTCCGAAGTACAGCGAGTGATCCTCGGAGAAGGACGACAGATTTATCTGCTAGCCGCCTTTGATACCGATGCGCCATTTAAACGCGTGGTCGGCTGGCGTGACGATCTGCCCAAGGCCGATTTCGACAGCTATCAGATTTACGCCAAGAAATATCCGTCTATTGCCACCTTACCGACCTTTGGCGGCGCGAAGGACGGCACCTTTAACATTGAACAGGCTCTGACGCTGAAACCTGATTTGGTGCTGATGAACCTTGAGTCTAAAGCCGCGACCGACGAGTCCAAACTGACCGAGAAACTCAGCAAGCTGGGCATCCCGGTTGTGTTTATCGACTTTCGTGAAAAGCCCTTCGAAAATGCTGAAAAAAGTATTCGCATCATGGGACAGCTGGTGGGTAAGTCAGCGCGAGCGGAAGAGATCGTTGCCTTTCGCCAGCGGCAGATCGATATCGTGACTGACCGACTGAAAAACTTCCAGGGCAAACGACCGAAGGTGATGCTGGACCGTGCGGGGGGCTACACGGAAGAGTGCTGCATGTCATTCGGTGATGAGAACTTTGGCCGCATGGTTGAAGTTGCCGGAGGCGTCAACATCGCCAAAGAGCTGATCCCCGGCACCTTTGGCATGCTCAATCCCGAACAGATTATTGCCGCGCGTCCGGATGTGGTGGTGGTCACCGGGGCCAACTGGAAAAACTACAATACCGCAGGCGGCTGGGTGGGGGTTGGGCCCGGGGCTGATTTAGCCGTTGCCCGCCAGCGTTTGACCGCACTGATGGCGCGGCCCGCATTCCGTACTTTGCCGGTTGCCACTGATGGCAACGCGCACGCTATCTGGCACCAGTTCTACGACAGCCCGTATCAGTTTGTCGCCATTCAGGCGCTGGCCAAGTGGCTGCATCCCGAGCTGTTTAAAGATATCGACCCGGATGCGACTTTCCGTGAGTTTTATCAGCGTTTCCTGCCGATAGATTATCAGCCTGGCTACTGGGTGACATTGCCGGCGAGCGCGCGGTAA
- the ftnA gene encoding non-heme ferritin has translation MLTNEMTAQLNDQLNLEFYSANLYLQMSAWCNNKGFEGAAAFLHEHSVEEMQHMQRLFNYLSDTGAMPVLGTIDAPPVTFNSLHEVLEQAYQHEQLITAKINELAHSAITTQDYSTFNFLQWYVAEQHEEEKLFKSVLDKLALVGNSGQALFFVDKDLKKMSEPGAHPQA, from the coding sequence ATGCTGACTAACGAAATGACCGCTCAGCTGAACGATCAGCTGAATCTGGAATTCTATTCTGCCAACCTGTACCTGCAGATGAGCGCATGGTGCAACAACAAAGGATTTGAAGGCGCTGCCGCTTTCCTACATGAGCATTCGGTAGAAGAGATGCAGCATATGCAGCGTCTGTTTAACTACCTGAGCGATACCGGCGCAATGCCGGTGCTGGGGACTATTGATGCGCCCCCGGTAACCTTTAACTCTCTGCACGAAGTGCTGGAGCAGGCGTATCAGCACGAGCAGCTGATCACCGCCAAGATCAATGAGCTGGCACATTCCGCGATCACCACTCAGGATTACTCAACGTTCAACTTCCTGCAGTGGTATGTCGCCGAGCAGCACGAAGAAGAGAAACTGTTCAAATCCGTGCTGGATAAACTGGCGCTGGTCGGTAACAGCGGTCAGGCCCTGTTCTTCGTGGATAAAGACCTGAAGAAAATGAGCGAGCCCGGCGCACATCCTCAGGCTTAA
- a CDS encoding TonB-dependent siderophore receptor → MTELIPSFLGKKGRELFSVLFIGALSTPTAMAEKKPPSAVSTAASDGGTLTVEASSSAADTPMTSGYQPLNSSTATLTTLPLLDIPQVVNTVSDRVIADQHATTLDEVLNNVSNVVQTNTLGGTQDAFVRRGFGSNRDGSVMTNGLKTVLPRSFNAATERVEVLKGPASTLYGILDPGGLINVVTKRPETTFGGSLQATSTSFGGGTGSVDITGPIEGTRLAYRLIGSYQHEDYWRNFGKERGSFIAPSLSWFGDDATVNISYSHRNYSTPFDRGTIFDLNTGHAVNVSRETRFDEAYNVTDGASDLAQLNAEYRIDNQWTAKFDYSFSQDKYSDNQARVMAYDATSGTLTRRVDATQGSTQRQHAARADLQGNVNIGGFYNEILTGIAYENYDLLRTDMIRCKNVKDFNIYRPSYGSTGTCSSVSASDSDQRIQQVSYSAYVQDALYLTDRWIAVSAVRYQYFTEFAGKGRPFNTNTDSRDSAWVPKFGLVYKATPNVSLFGNVSRSFMPQYSIASYIGELPPETATAYEVGAKFDLFSGVTANVTLFNIDKRNVLYTETVGDESVAKTAGKVRSRGVEVDVAGALTQNVNLIASYGYTDAKVLEDPDYKGKVLPNVPRHTGSLFLTYDFHNVIGGNTLTVGGGGHAVSRRSGDNAENYSLQGYAVADAFAAYKIKTRHPVTLQVNVKNLFDKTYYTSSIATNNLSNQIGDPREVQFTVKMDF, encoded by the coding sequence ATGACAGAGTTAATACCTTCTTTTCTGGGGAAAAAAGGGCGTGAATTATTTTCAGTGCTGTTTATCGGGGCGCTGAGCACACCGACGGCGATGGCGGAAAAAAAACCGCCCTCCGCGGTCAGCACGGCCGCCAGCGATGGCGGCACCCTGACGGTCGAAGCCAGCAGCTCCGCTGCCGATACGCCGATGACTTCCGGCTATCAGCCGCTGAATTCCTCAACCGCCACCCTGACTACCCTGCCGCTGCTGGATATTCCCCAGGTGGTGAACACCGTCAGCGACAGGGTGATTGCCGACCAGCATGCCACCACGCTGGACGAGGTGTTGAACAACGTCAGTAACGTGGTGCAGACCAATACACTCGGCGGCACCCAGGACGCGTTTGTACGCCGGGGGTTCGGCAGTAATCGTGACGGTTCGGTGATGACCAACGGCCTGAAAACCGTGCTGCCGCGCAGTTTCAATGCCGCCACGGAGCGCGTTGAGGTTCTGAAGGGCCCGGCCTCCACCCTGTACGGCATTCTCGATCCGGGCGGCTTGATCAACGTGGTGACTAAACGGCCAGAAACCACCTTCGGCGGCTCCCTTCAGGCAACCTCAACCAGTTTTGGCGGCGGAACCGGCAGCGTTGATATTACAGGGCCGATTGAAGGCACCCGCCTGGCGTATCGCCTGATTGGCTCTTATCAGCATGAGGACTACTGGCGCAACTTTGGCAAGGAGCGCGGCAGCTTTATCGCCCCGTCACTGAGCTGGTTCGGCGACGATGCCACCGTAAACATCTCTTATTCACACCGTAACTACTCTACGCCTTTTGACCGCGGCACCATTTTTGATTTAAACACCGGCCATGCGGTGAACGTCAGTCGTGAAACGCGTTTTGACGAGGCGTATAACGTCACCGACGGCGCGTCCGATCTCGCGCAGCTGAACGCCGAATACCGTATTGATAACCAGTGGACCGCAAAATTCGATTACAGCTTCAGCCAGGACAAGTACAGCGATAATCAGGCGCGCGTGATGGCCTACGATGCCACCAGCGGCACGCTGACACGGCGCGTTGACGCAACCCAGGGATCGACCCAGCGCCAGCACGCGGCACGCGCCGATCTACAGGGCAATGTGAACATCGGCGGGTTCTATAATGAGATCCTGACCGGGATCGCCTACGAGAACTACGATCTGCTGCGTACCGATATGATCCGCTGTAAAAACGTGAAAGATTTCAATATCTACCGTCCATCCTACGGTTCGACAGGAACCTGTAGCAGCGTGTCGGCCTCCGACAGCGATCAGCGTATCCAGCAGGTGAGCTACTCTGCCTACGTCCAGGATGCGCTCTACCTGACCGACAGGTGGATTGCGGTCAGCGCCGTGCGCTACCAGTATTTCACCGAATTTGCCGGAAAAGGCCGTCCGTTTAACACCAATACCGACAGCCGTGACAGCGCCTGGGTACCAAAATTTGGCCTGGTCTACAAAGCAACGCCAAACGTATCGCTGTTTGGTAACGTTTCGCGTTCGTTTATGCCGCAGTATTCGATTGCCAGCTATATCGGTGAGCTGCCGCCGGAAACCGCTACGGCTTATGAGGTGGGGGCCAAATTCGATCTGTTCAGCGGCGTGACCGCTAACGTTACGCTGTTTAATATCGACAAGCGCAATGTGCTGTACACCGAGACGGTCGGTGACGAAAGCGTGGCGAAAACCGCCGGTAAAGTCCGTTCACGCGGCGTTGAGGTGGACGTTGCCGGTGCGTTAACGCAGAACGTTAACCTGATCGCCAGCTACGGCTATACCGATGCCAAAGTACTGGAAGATCCCGATTATAAAGGCAAGGTGCTGCCTAACGTTCCGCGCCACACCGGATCGCTGTTCCTGACGTACGATTTCCATAACGTTATCGGCGGCAATACGCTGACCGTTGGCGGCGGTGGCCATGCGGTGAGCCGCCGTTCGGGTGACAACGCTGAAAACTACTCATTACAGGGCTATGCGGTGGCCGATGCGTTTGCCGCTTACAAAATTAAGACGCGGCATCCGGTGACCCTGCAAGTTAACGTCAAGAACCTGTTCGACAAGACGTATTACACCTCATCTATCGCCACCAACAATCTGTCCAACCAGATTGGCGATCCGCGTGAGGTGCAGTTTACCGTGAAGATGGATTTCTAA
- a CDS encoding ABC transporter ATP-binding protein, translating to MPQQVENDVGAYGAPTEQGIVLDRLSAGYGKQRIVDDVSLTIPRGKLTVLVGANGSGKSTLLTTIARMLNPLGGSVRLDGKSIHHQPTKAVARQLGMLPQSPLLPEGLTVFELVSRGRYPWQHFMRQWSAQDEQAVNDAMRLTGTLDLAHLPVDSLSGGQRQRCWIAMALAQQTATILLDEPTTFLDLRYQVEILELLSDLTRRHGRTVVVVLHDLNFALNYADTLVFLKRGRLAGIVSEAENCSAALIKSVFDVEVQMSVNPLTGRPFFMPFRRRDEVGG from the coding sequence ATGCCACAGCAGGTGGAAAACGATGTTGGCGCATACGGCGCGCCCACAGAACAGGGTATCGTCCTCGATCGGCTGTCAGCCGGCTACGGTAAACAGCGCATTGTTGATGATGTCAGCCTGACCATTCCCCGTGGGAAGCTGACGGTACTGGTCGGGGCTAACGGCTCCGGGAAATCCACGTTGTTGACCACTATTGCGCGTATGCTTAACCCGCTCGGCGGCAGCGTACGTCTGGACGGTAAATCCATCCATCATCAGCCTACCAAAGCCGTGGCGCGCCAGCTTGGCATGCTGCCACAGTCACCGCTGCTGCCGGAAGGACTGACGGTATTTGAGCTGGTATCACGCGGGCGTTATCCCTGGCAGCACTTTATGCGCCAGTGGTCGGCACAGGATGAGCAGGCGGTAAACGATGCCATGCGCCTGACCGGCACGCTGGACTTAGCCCATTTGCCGGTTGACAGCCTCTCCGGCGGCCAGCGGCAGCGCTGCTGGATCGCGATGGCGCTGGCGCAGCAAACCGCCACCATCCTGCTGGATGAGCCGACGACCTTCCTCGACCTGCGCTATCAGGTGGAGATCCTTGAGCTGCTAAGCGATCTGACGCGGCGGCACGGGCGCACGGTTGTGGTGGTGCTGCACGACCTTAACTTCGCGCTGAACTATGCCGATACGCTGGTGTTTCTTAAACGCGGGCGGCTGGCGGGCATCGTGAGCGAGGCGGAAAACTGTAGCGCGGCGTTGATTAAAAGCGTGTTTGACGTTGAGGTGCAGATGTCGGTCAACCCGTTAACCGGTCGGCCTTTCTTTATGCCGTTTCGCCGCCGTGATGAGGTGGGGGGATGA
- a CDS encoding FecCD family ABC transporter permease gives MSALPRRDPRTRLMAIVLCVLLSGCAVLHLGLGTRYIAPQSVIRALLEYDPRNFDHRVIVDLRLLRLLSALLTGAALGVAGMMLQSVLRNPLGEPHILGLNAGAALAVVASTALGVSGGGLLTARPPIAACGAALLFAVVMLLASAGRSGLTPLKVTLCGVALSAFASSVTAAILILDEQTLLAMRTWLAGDLAGQSWEVTRAAAFPALLGLLLAVWIAPRLNLLALGDRVASGLGVNIARTRLLGLASTALLCGAAVSMAGPVGFIGLLVPHIVRRACAEDIRLAVPLSALCGALLMLLADIAARMLLAPQELATGVMTALVGAPVFIFIAARLFK, from the coding sequence ATGAGTGCGCTACCCCGCCGCGATCCCCGAACGAGGCTGATGGCAATCGTTCTGTGCGTGCTGTTATCCGGCTGCGCGGTGCTCCATCTTGGGCTGGGGACGCGCTATATTGCGCCGCAGTCCGTGATACGCGCATTGCTGGAGTATGACCCGCGCAACTTTGACCACCGGGTGATTGTTGACCTGCGCCTGCTGAGGCTGCTCAGCGCGCTGTTGACCGGGGCAGCGCTGGGCGTGGCCGGAATGATGCTGCAATCGGTTCTGCGAAATCCCCTTGGCGAGCCGCATATCCTCGGCCTGAATGCCGGGGCAGCGCTGGCGGTTGTGGCCAGCACGGCGCTGGGCGTCAGCGGAGGCGGCCTGTTAACCGCACGGCCGCCGATCGCCGCCTGTGGTGCCGCGCTGCTGTTTGCCGTGGTGATGCTGCTGGCCTCGGCCGGGCGCAGCGGGCTGACGCCGCTGAAGGTGACCCTGTGCGGCGTGGCGCTCTCGGCATTTGCTTCTTCTGTCACCGCCGCCATCCTGATCCTTGACGAGCAGACCCTGCTGGCGATGCGCACCTGGCTGGCGGGCGACCTGGCCGGGCAGAGCTGGGAAGTCACGCGCGCGGCGGCGTTTCCGGCGCTGTTGGGGCTACTGCTGGCAGTATGGATTGCCCCACGGCTGAACCTGCTGGCGCTCGGCGACAGGGTGGCCAGCGGATTGGGGGTCAATATCGCCCGTACGCGCCTGCTCGGCCTGGCGTCTACCGCCTTATTATGCGGAGCGGCGGTATCGATGGCAGGACCGGTGGGCTTTATCGGCCTGCTGGTGCCCCATATCGTGCGCCGGGCGTGCGCCGAAGATATCCGGCTGGCGGTGCCGCTCTCGGCCCTGTGCGGAGCGCTGCTGATGCTGCTGGCCGATATCGCGGCGCGTATGCTGCTTGCGCCGCAGGAGCTGGCAACCGGGGTCATGACCGCGCTGGTCGGCGCACCGGTATTTATCTTTATTGCCGCAAGGTTATTTAAATGA
- a CDS encoding FecCD family ABC transporter permease — translation MRPITRRAGFRPVQLGPYTLLLRPRVLALCLLLIGVLLGLVILGVTQGSLPVPASAIGRALLYPEALPAQQHFIVWDIRLPRLLMAALSGAMLGMAGAAMQSIARNGLADPGLIGVKEGTSAVVLTLILLFPGLSLLWRPLAGMAGGLLVALLVVLLARDISRPRFILVGIGVSWLFAAGIGVFITTAEVRDVQTALVWMAGSLHAATWPLLAVAAGWALPGALILFLTARASDVVALGNPAATGLGVQIARLALWRFTAPVLLTAASVSCVGSLGFVGLIAPHMARFLLRGGQVTLLSGSALLGALLVLVADTLGRLAFAPLQIPAGIVMALVGGPFFLLLLWRRRDAF, via the coding sequence ATGAGGCCCATCACACGGCGCGCTGGCTTCAGGCCCGTGCAGCTTGGACCCTATACCCTGCTGCTACGCCCGCGCGTACTGGCGCTGTGCCTGCTGCTCATCGGCGTACTGCTGGGGCTGGTGATACTGGGCGTGACCCAGGGTTCCCTGCCGGTCCCGGCATCGGCGATTGGCCGGGCGTTGTTGTACCCGGAGGCGCTGCCCGCGCAGCAGCACTTTATCGTGTGGGATATCCGGCTGCCGCGTTTACTGATGGCGGCGTTGAGCGGCGCCATGCTCGGCATGGCCGGGGCGGCGATGCAGTCGATAGCCCGCAACGGCCTGGCCGATCCGGGGCTGATTGGGGTGAAAGAGGGCACCAGCGCGGTAGTGCTGACGCTGATCCTGTTATTCCCAGGGCTTAGCCTGCTGTGGCGGCCGCTGGCCGGCATGGCGGGGGGCCTGCTGGTGGCATTACTGGTGGTGTTGCTGGCGCGGGATATATCGCGTCCGCGCTTTATCCTGGTCGGAATCGGCGTTTCGTGGCTGTTCGCGGCCGGAATTGGCGTATTTATCACTACCGCAGAGGTGCGTGACGTGCAGACGGCGCTGGTGTGGATGGCGGGCAGCCTGCACGCGGCGACCTGGCCACTGCTGGCGGTGGCGGCAGGCTGGGCGCTGCCGGGAGCGCTGATCCTGTTCCTCACCGCCCGTGCTTCTGACGTGGTGGCGCTGGGTAACCCGGCGGCCACCGGACTGGGCGTGCAGATAGCGCGGCTGGCGCTGTGGCGTTTCACCGCTCCAGTACTGCTGACGGCGGCCAGCGTCTCCTGCGTTGGCAGTCTCGGATTTGTCGGGCTGATCGCGCCACATATGGCACGTTTCCTGCTGCGCGGCGGGCAGGTGACCTTGCTCAGCGGCAGCGCGCTGCTGGGTGCGCTGCTGGTGCTGGTGGCTGATACCCTGGGGCGGCTGGCGTTCGCCCCGCTGCAAATCCCGGCGGGTATCGTGATGGCACTGGTCGGTGGGCCGTTTTTCCTGCTGTTGCTCTGGCGTCGTCGTGACGCGTTTTAA